In Providencia zhijiangensis, a single window of DNA contains:
- the sixA gene encoding phosphohistidine phosphatase SixA, whose protein sequence is MQVYIMRHGDAAIQAASDSARPLTQKGKDDSVLMAKWLQARQPKIDTVLVSPYLRAEQTLQVMREELSLPAQAQIMEGLTPGGNADWVASQIRDYAFSGAKAVLVVSHLPLVGYLVSELCPHEAAPMFTTSTIACVEVDTEQMKCHLEWMLSPSQISLTQS, encoded by the coding sequence ATGCAAGTTTATATTATGCGTCACGGCGATGCGGCGATTCAGGCGGCGAGTGATTCAGCAAGACCATTAACCCAAAAGGGAAAAGATGATTCGGTACTGATGGCGAAATGGTTACAAGCCCGTCAACCTAAGATTGATACAGTACTCGTGAGCCCCTATTTACGCGCAGAGCAGACATTACAAGTGATGCGTGAGGAATTATCGCTACCAGCGCAAGCGCAAATCATGGAAGGACTAACCCCCGGAGGAAATGCGGATTGGGTTGCCTCTCAAATTCGAGATTACGCATTTAGTGGTGCCAAGGCCGTTTTGGTGGTTTCGCACCTGCCACTGGTTGGCTATTTGGTCTCAGAGTTATGTCCCCACGAAGCAGCGCCAATGTTCACGACATCGACGATTGCATGTGTTGAAGTGGATACTGAGCAGATGAAATGCCACTTAGAATGGA
- the fadJ gene encoding fatty acid oxidation complex subunit alpha FadJ: MTQHSAVITEPAFTLKIVNGNVGVIYIDVPNEKVNTLKAEFALQFHAILQQAQSTSGLKGLVITSGKKDSFIAGADISMIANCTSKEQASELSKQGHTLFDKIENYPLPIIAAIHGACLGGGLELALACHARICSGDDKTKLGLPEVQLGLLPGSGGTQRLPRLIGIPNALDMMLTGRQLKGKQALKMRLVDDVVPVSILLDTAVELAQKGGVKRKPLPWQQRLLSSKLLRNKVFSSAKEKTLSKTQGHYPAPEKIIQVVKAGMNSGLKTGFAEEAKAFGELAMTPESAALRSLFFASTALKNETGADAKPQIIKQVGVLGGGLMGGGIAYVSAVLGKYPVRIKDISDKGIAQALRYSWDLLSQRVSKRRLQPRERDAIMARISGTLTYQGLESADIVVEAVFEDLALKRKMVQETAKMSDGKAIFASNTSSLPIHRIAEGSPHPEKVIGLHYFSPVDKMPLVEVIPHQQTDATTIATTVAFAKRQGKTAIVVGDDAGFYVNRILAPYLCEAAQCLVEGEAIDHIDKALVKFGFPVGPFHLLDEVGIDVGTKILPILVERFGNRFKAPDALDKVVNDDRKGKKNGRGFYVYGQPKSKLAFWKKSTKRQVDQGIYSLINIHPSTSTSHTDIAQRCVMLMLNEAARCLDEKIIRSARDGDIGAVFGIGFPPFFGGPFRYMDSLGISKTVETLQHLAEKHGDKFAPCDLLIEMAQSNRTFYPVNDHEKNASSTEENSDIH, translated from the coding sequence ATGACGCAACATTCAGCAGTCATCACGGAACCTGCATTCACATTAAAGATAGTAAATGGCAATGTTGGTGTGATTTACATTGATGTTCCTAATGAAAAAGTGAACACCCTAAAGGCGGAATTTGCACTGCAATTTCATGCCATTTTACAGCAAGCACAATCGACATCAGGCCTGAAAGGCTTGGTGATCACTTCGGGTAAAAAAGACAGTTTTATCGCAGGTGCTGATATTAGCATGATCGCTAACTGCACGAGCAAAGAGCAGGCGAGTGAGCTATCTAAGCAGGGGCACACTCTGTTCGATAAAATTGAAAATTACCCACTACCGATTATTGCGGCTATTCATGGCGCGTGCCTTGGTGGTGGCTTGGAGTTAGCGCTCGCTTGTCATGCGCGTATTTGTTCTGGTGACGATAAAACCAAACTGGGTTTACCAGAAGTACAGTTAGGGTTACTGCCAGGATCCGGCGGGACTCAGCGTTTACCGCGTTTAATTGGGATCCCAAATGCTTTAGATATGATGCTGACAGGACGCCAATTAAAAGGCAAACAAGCGTTAAAAATGCGACTGGTGGATGACGTGGTTCCGGTTTCGATTCTATTGGATACGGCGGTTGAGCTGGCACAGAAAGGAGGCGTGAAACGTAAACCTCTCCCTTGGCAACAGCGTTTACTCAGTAGCAAGTTATTGCGTAATAAAGTGTTTTCCAGCGCAAAAGAGAAAACATTAAGTAAAACCCAAGGACACTATCCGGCACCCGAAAAAATTATTCAGGTGGTGAAAGCGGGTATGAATAGCGGGCTAAAAACGGGATTCGCTGAAGAAGCCAAAGCGTTTGGTGAACTGGCGATGACGCCAGAATCTGCCGCATTACGTAGCCTATTTTTTGCCTCTACCGCATTGAAAAATGAAACTGGGGCGGACGCTAAACCGCAAATCATCAAACAAGTGGGTGTGCTTGGTGGTGGTTTGATGGGCGGTGGCATCGCTTATGTGAGTGCGGTATTGGGTAAATATCCGGTACGCATTAAAGATATTTCAGACAAAGGTATCGCTCAAGCTCTGCGTTATAGCTGGGATCTGCTTTCCCAGCGAGTGAGTAAAAGGCGTTTACAGCCTCGGGAGCGGGATGCGATTATGGCTCGGATCTCGGGGACATTGACCTATCAAGGATTAGAGTCGGCGGACATTGTGGTGGAAGCTGTGTTTGAAGATCTGGCACTGAAACGTAAAATGGTGCAAGAAACCGCAAAAATGTCAGATGGTAAAGCGATTTTTGCCTCAAATACCTCTTCATTACCCATCCATCGTATTGCGGAAGGTAGCCCTCATCCTGAGAAAGTGATTGGGCTGCACTATTTTAGTCCCGTGGATAAAATGCCGCTGGTGGAAGTGATCCCACATCAGCAAACGGATGCCACTACCATCGCAACCACGGTTGCCTTTGCTAAGCGCCAAGGTAAAACCGCCATCGTCGTTGGTGATGATGCAGGCTTCTATGTGAACCGTATTCTGGCACCGTATTTGTGTGAAGCGGCGCAATGTCTTGTGGAAGGCGAGGCGATTGACCATATTGATAAGGCATTAGTGAAGTTTGGTTTCCCGGTTGGGCCGTTCCATCTACTTGATGAAGTGGGTATCGATGTTGGAACCAAAATTTTACCCATTTTGGTTGAGCGTTTTGGTAACCGCTTTAAAGCCCCTGATGCGCTCGACAAAGTGGTCAACGATGACCGTAAAGGGAAGAAAAACGGCCGTGGTTTTTATGTTTACGGGCAGCCAAAAAGTAAGCTGGCTTTCTGGAAAAAATCCACAAAACGCCAAGTCGACCAGGGTATTTATTCACTGATTAACATTCACCCCTCAACGTCAACGAGCCACACGGATATTGCTCAACGCTGTGTCATGTTAATGCTCAATGAAGCTGCACGCTGTTTAGATGAGAAGATTATTCGTAGTGCGCGAGATGGGGATATTGGTGCGGTATTTGGTATTGGTTTCCCGCCATTCTTCGGGGGGCCTTTCCGTTATATGGATAGCCTTGGTATCAGTAAAACCGTGGAAACGTTGCAACACTTAGCGGAAAAACATGGTGATAAGTTTGCGCCGTGTGATTTATTGATTGAAATGGCACAGTCTAATCGCACGTTTTATCCGGTGAATGATCATGAAAAAAATGCATCTTCAACGGAAGAAAATAGCGATATTCACTAA
- the fadI gene encoding acetyl-CoA C-acyltransferase FadI, with protein sequence MNQLSHHGDNKHATKERIAIVSGLRLPFAKQSTAYQNTPAVDLGKTVVAELLHRSDIDPSIIEQLVFGQVVQMPEAPNIAREIVLGTGMSVSTDAYSVSRACATSFQAIVNVAQSMMVGDISVGVAGGADSSSVLPIGVSKKLAATLLALSKAKSFGQKLSLISKLRLKDLAPVAPGVAEYSTGLRMGDTAEQMAKSYHISREQQDELAHRSHLLAAKAWKSGVLEQEVMTAYMPPYKQAFSQDNNVRENSVLASYAKLRPAFDRKHGSVTAANSTPLTDGAAAVLMMTESRAKALGYTPLGYIKSYAFSAIDVWEDMLLGPSYATPIALQRAGLSLQDLTLIDMHEAFAAQTLSNIQMFASQKFAQEKLGLSKAIGEIDMDKFNVLGGSIAYGHPFAATGARMVTQTLNELRRRGGGFGLTTACAAGGLGVAMILEAE encoded by the coding sequence ATGAATCAACTCTCCCACCATGGCGATAATAAACATGCCACAAAAGAAAGGATTGCCATTGTTAGTGGATTACGTTTGCCTTTTGCTAAACAATCCACAGCCTACCAAAACACGCCAGCGGTAGATTTAGGCAAAACCGTCGTTGCAGAACTACTGCACCGTAGTGATATTGACCCGTCGATTATTGAACAATTGGTTTTCGGGCAAGTGGTTCAAATGCCGGAAGCGCCTAATATTGCCAGAGAAATTGTGTTAGGCACTGGCATGAGTGTCTCGACGGATGCTTACAGTGTTTCTCGCGCCTGTGCCACCAGCTTTCAAGCGATCGTGAATGTGGCGCAAAGCATGATGGTGGGGGATATCTCCGTGGGTGTCGCGGGTGGAGCAGATTCATCCTCTGTGCTGCCTATCGGTGTATCGAAAAAGCTCGCTGCCACACTATTGGCATTAAGCAAAGCCAAATCCTTTGGGCAAAAATTATCGCTTATCAGTAAATTACGCCTGAAAGATTTAGCGCCCGTTGCGCCGGGTGTTGCGGAATACTCGACGGGATTACGCATGGGAGACACCGCCGAGCAGATGGCGAAAAGTTACCATATTAGTCGCGAGCAACAAGACGAATTAGCTCATCGCTCTCATTTGCTGGCCGCCAAAGCGTGGAAAAGTGGCGTGCTAGAGCAAGAGGTGATGACCGCGTATATGCCACCTTACAAGCAAGCATTTTCGCAGGATAACAACGTGCGTGAAAATTCCGTGCTCGCTTCTTATGCGAAACTCAGACCTGCGTTTGATAGAAAACACGGTAGCGTGACCGCAGCCAACAGCACACCATTAACTGATGGGGCGGCTGCTGTGTTGATGATGACTGAATCTCGAGCAAAAGCATTGGGTTATACCCCGTTAGGGTACATCAAAAGTTATGCTTTCTCGGCAATCGATGTGTGGGAAGATATGCTACTGGGACCTTCCTACGCCACACCGATTGCATTACAAAGAGCGGGGCTTTCTCTGCAAGATTTGACTTTGATTGATATGCATGAAGCATTCGCCGCTCAAACACTCTCCAATATTCAAATGTTTGCCAGTCAAAAATTTGCTCAAGAAAAACTTGGCTTGTCGAAGGCGATTGGGGAAATTGATATGGACAAATTTAATGTGCTGGGCGGTTCTATTGCTTATGGTCATCCTTTTGCCGCGACAGGAGCGAGAATGGTGACCCAAACATTGAATGAGCTACGTAGACGCGGTGGCGGATTTGGGTTGACCACAGCGTGTGCGGCGGGTGGGCTTGGTGTAGCAATGATTTTGGAGGCGGAATAA
- a CDS encoding YfcZ/YiiS family protein — MTDAIKRCSADETAACCCVDVGTVLENKDCTASYQHVFATQQEAEAMLKTLTEKAKSVESEPCEIAHSINPVAGGVELSANFTFSCEAESLIFQLGLR, encoded by the coding sequence ATGACTGATGCGATTAAACGTTGTAGCGCGGATGAAACAGCTGCGTGCTGCTGTGTAGATGTGGGTACCGTTCTGGAAAATAAAGATTGCACCGCATCGTATCAGCATGTTTTTGCGACTCAGCAAGAAGCTGAAGCGATGCTGAAAACACTCACAGAAAAAGCCAAATCTGTTGAGTCAGAACCGTGTGAAATTGCTCACTCAATCAACCCTGTTGCGGGTGGTGTAGAGTTATCGGCTAACTTTACATTTAGCTGTGAAGCAGAAAGTCTGATTTTCCAATTAGGCTTACGTTAA